The genomic region TATTGGAAAGGGTTTGAAGAATATCATGAGCAACATCAAAGTGGATTACCTCAAATGTTTGGATTTCAAGCGGAAGGGGCTTCACCTATTGTCCAAAATAAAATAGTGAAAAATCCTGAAACGATTGCAACAGCAATAAGAATTGGAAATCCTGCTAGCTGGACAAAAGCAGTAAATGCCATTGAAGCATCTAAAGGGCTAATTGATGCAGTTTCAGACGAAGAAATACTTGAAGCATATCAATTAATGACATCAAATGAAGGGATTTTTAGTGAACCAGCGAGTAACGCATCAATTGCTGGATTGATTAAATTGCATAAGTCGGGTCAACTCAAACAAGGTCAAAAAGTTGTAGCAGTATTGACTGGTAATGGTTTAAAAGATCCGGACACAGCTATCAGTATATTAAAAAATCCTATTCAAGCGTTACCTAATAATAAAGAAAGTATTATTAAATATATTAAGGATGCATTGAAATGACAAAAGCAAATTTAAATTTAAAAGTGCCGGCATCTACAGCCAATTTAGGATGTGGTTTTGATTCGATTGGGATGGCGTTGAATAAGTTTTTATATTTGAAAATTGAACTGTCTTCATCATCAAGATGGCACTTCAAACACGAAGGAGCGAATTTACAAAATTTACCTACTGACGAGTCTCATTATATTTATCAAATTGCTCAAAGTGTTGCTCAAAAATATCAAGTTAAATTACCTGCATTAAACGTGCAAATGTATAGTGAAATTCCAATGGCTAGGGGACTAGGATCATCAGCTTCAGCCTTGGTTGCTGGGCTTTATATTGCAAATTATTTTGGCGATATTGAATTGTCTAAATATGAATTGCTCCAACTTGCAACAGAATTCGAAGGGCATCCAGATAACGTAGCACCAACTATTTACGGTGGCTTAGTGGTGGGCTATCACGATTATGATAATAATCAAACTGATATTGCACACATCGAAGTGCCTGATGTAGACTTTATTATTACCGTGCCACGCTACGAACTGGAAACTGAAAAGTCAAGAAGTGTGTTACCCGAGACGATAAGCCATAAAGATGCTGTAAAATATAGTGCGATAAGTAACACGATGATTAGTGCACTGATTCAACACAATTATGAATTAGCAGGTAAAATGATGGAAAAAGATGGTTTGCATGAACCTTATAGGCAACATCTGATTCGAGATTTTGATGATGTTAAACGGATTGCACATCATCACGGTGCATACGCTACTGTTTTGTCTGGGGCTGGACCCACTATGATGACTATGATTAAAAAAGAAAATAGTGGTGCATTAGTTCGAGCATTAAGAAAAGAAATACAACAGTGTCATTCTGAACTGATTACTATTAATAAGGTAGGCGTCGAAATCAGTGCAAATCACTATTTTTAGAAGAGGCAAGGTATACAAATAGCTTTCTTCATAAGTATACATATTGACCTTTAAAAAATAGTGAGTAGATCTTGTTAATAATTAAACGTATAGCTGAATCCAGGTTGTAAAAGGTGATTAAACTATCGTCTGCAATCTGTATTCAGCTTTTGCTATTTTTAAAGCTTGACTGATATTAGAATTAAAACATTCTTTATGTTTTGATAATAGTTTAGATTAGGATATGATTAAGACAACGTGAAAGGAGATAAGATATGAAACCAGATTTAATCATTATGGATATGGACGACACATTAATGACATCAAATAATGAAATGTCCAAAGTTACAAAAGAATATCTGCTTAGTATTCAAAGGGCAGGCTATCGTATTGCACTAGCTTCAGGTAGGCCAACAGAAGGAATGATTCAAACGGCAAAAAATTTGGAAATGGATGTAAATCAAAGTTATATAATGAGTTATAATGGTGCTCAAACAATTGATTTGTCAAATAATACAGTTGTTTCAAGTCAGATGATTGATAAGAGTGCTTTTGATGAAATAATTGACTTTTGTCGTGACAATCAATTAT from Staphylococcus felis harbors:
- the thrB gene encoding homoserine kinase, translating into MTKANLNLKVPASTANLGCGFDSIGMALNKFLYLKIELSSSSRWHFKHEGANLQNLPTDESHYIYQIAQSVAQKYQVKLPALNVQMYSEIPMARGLGSSASALVAGLYIANYFGDIELSKYELLQLATEFEGHPDNVAPTIYGGLVVGYHDYDNNQTDIAHIEVPDVDFIITVPRYELETEKSRSVLPETISHKDAVKYSAISNTMISALIQHNYELAGKMMEKDGLHEPYRQHLIRDFDDVKRIAHHHGAYATVLSGAGPTMMTMIKKENSGALVRALRKEIQQCHSELITINKVGVEISANHYF